Genomic segment of Actinomycetota bacterium:
CTGAGGTCCAGGTTCGTCCGACGAAGGGTCAGGTCGACGACCTGATCGAGGAGATCCGCAAGCGGGCCGAGGCCGGCCAGCGCGTGCTCGTCACCACCCTCACCAAGAAGATGGCCGAGGACCTCACCGACTACCTGCTCGAGATGGGCATTCGCGTTCGGTACCTCCACTCGGAGGTGGACACGATCCAGCGGATCGAGATCATCCGGGACCTCCGGCTGGGCGAGTTCGACGTGCTCGTCGGGATCAACCTGCTTCGCGAGGGACTGGACCTTCCCGAGGTGTCGCTCGTGGCGATCCTCGATGCAGACAAGGAGGGATTCCTCCGATCGGAGACGTCGCTGATCCAGACCATCGGCCGCGCGGCCAGGAACGTCGACGGCACTGTGATCATGTACGCCGACGACGTCACGGACTCGATGCGTCAGGCGATCAACGAGACGCAGCGACGGCGCAAGATCCAGATGGGCTACAACCGCGAGCACGGCATCGATCCGCAGACCGTGCGCAAGAAGGTCTCCGACATCCTGCTCACGATGGCGGTCGACACCGCCAAGGCGCCGACGCCGGACCGAAAGCGGCGCAGGCAAGAGCACGCCGAGATGCCCACGGAGGAGCTCGAGCGGCTGATCCAGCAGCTCGAGGAGGAGATGCATCAGGCCGCGCGGGACCTCCGGTTCGAATACGCGGCTCGCCTGCGGGACGAGGTCGTCGACCTCCGCAAGGAGCTGAAGGGCCTGCGCGAGGCGGGCGTCGGTACGTAGCTCGACGCGGGCCGCCGCGGCGAACGACATAAGGTCTCGGCGGTGAGCCCGTCGCTCAAGGTGAAGGCGCCCCTCGCGTGGTTCGGTCCCGGCCGTTTCGCGCGGCACGCGGCCGTCGTCGCCGACCGGGGTGTCGTCACGTACGCGGGGCCGTCGGCTGCCGCTCCCGCCGCCGAGGAACGGATCGAGGTCGAGGGGTTCCTCATGCCCGCGGTCGCCGACCGTCATGTGCACATCCGCTTATCCGATCCCGCAGCCGTCCTGTTCGGCGGTGTCGCGGCGGTTCGCGACCTGGCGTGGACGCCAGACGAGATCTTCGCGCTGGCCGGCGCGTCGGAGCTTCCGAGCTTCAACGGCCCGATCATCCGTGCGGCCGGCCCGATGCTCACCGGGAAGGGCGGCTACCCGACGCAGGATCGGTGGGCTCCGCCGGGGACGGGCGTCGAGCTCGACGGACCCGACCATGCGCGACGCGTGGTAACGGAGCTCGCCGGCCGAGGCGCGGCGGCCATCAAGGTCTCTTTGAACGTCGAAGCTGGGCCCACGCCGAGCGACGGTGAGCTCGCGTCGATCGTCGAGACCGCGCACGCACGCGCTCTCCTGGTGACGGCGCACGTTCAGGGGCGGGGTCAGGCCGAGCGCGCCGTGAGCGCGGGGATCGACGAGTTCGCGCACACGCCGTGGACCGAGCGGCTGTCCGAATCGCTGATCGACGCGGCCGCGCGTTCGATGCGCATCGTCTCGACGCTCGACATCCTGTCGTACGGCAACATCACGCCGGAGCTTCGGACTGCTTGCGACAACCTCGCTCGGTTCAGAGCCGCCGGCGGGGTCGTCGTCTACGGGACCGATCTGGGGAACGGTCCGATCCCGCCCGGGATCCACGTCCGCGAGGCGCTCTTGCTGCACGAGGCCGTCCGCATGGCGCCCGAAGAGGTCATGACCGCAATGACCGCGACGGTCCTGGAACCGGGTGCCCCGGCCGACGTGATCGCGATCGACGGAGACCCGCTGAAACAGGTCGAGGCCCTCGGGCGAGTGCGTCTCGTCGTGCGGGCCGGCCGCGTCGTCACAACAGGCTCGTGAGCTCCGCGAAGCAGCGGTCGATGTCCTGCTCCGTGTTGAAGAAGTGAGGGCTGATGCGAAGTCCGTCTCCTCGGTAGTCGGTGCACACGTTCCGTTCGAGGAGCGCATGACAGAGCTTCGCCGCCTCGGGTCCGACGCCGACGTTCACGACGCCGCCCCTCGCGTTCCGGTCGCGCGGCGTGCGGACGGGAAGGCCGATCTCGTCGGCCCGAGCGATGAGGTGATCGGTGAGCTCACCCTGACGCTGTCGAATCCGTTCGGGAGTGACCTCCTCGATGACGTCGAGACCACCCTGCGCGACGAAGTACACCGCCGCCGGCGGCGTGCCGTGCTCGAACCGCCGCGCGGTCGGGTGGAACTCGAGGTGCTGCGTGTCGAACGAGAACGGCTCGACCGTGGCGAACCACCCGGTCACCGTCGGTTCCAACGCAGGGATCAAGTCGCGCCGGACGTACAGGAACGCGAGCCCCGGCCCGCCGCACAGCCACTTCAGCACGCCGGTCGCGTACGCGTCGCATCCAACATCGTGCAGGTCGAGCGGCAGGATGCCGATGCCGTGATAGTCGTCGAGGAGCGTGAGCGCGCCGCGCTCGCGCGCGATCGTGCAGATCTCCTTCGCGTCCACGATCGCGCTCGACCGATACAGCACGCGGTTCACCATCACCACGGCCGTCCGTTCGTCGATCGCGCGGTCGTACTCCTCGACCGGGATCGTGAGGCCGTCCGGCGAGCGCAACCACTCGATCTCGATCCCGCGCCGTCGCTGCGCGAGCCACACGTGGCCGTCGGTCGGGAAGTCGAGCTCGGAGAGGATGACCTTGTTGCGCCGGCTGAAGTCGAGCGCGGAGGCGAATGTCGAGATGGCGATGGAGATGTTCGTGGTGATCGCGAGCTCGTCGACGTCACAACCGGCCAGGCGGGCGAACGTCCGCTTCACCTCCAGCATCCTCGGGAAGATGTCCTCGAACCACACATGGTCCGGTGCGCCCTTGCTCGCCCACGCGTCGAGGTAGCCGTCCAGGTACGTGCGCCCGCGGTTGGAGATCGGACCCAGCGACGCGCTGATCAGGTAGGTCTTCTTCGAGAGCACCGGGAACTCGTCCCGGTAGGACTCCAGGCTCCGCTCAGGCGTCGTCGCGCTCCCGGTCGGACGGGTCGTCCCCATGCTCGAGCAGGTAATCGACGTACAGCGGCCGGAGCGCGTCGGCCAGCTCGCCGCGGTCGGCGTCGACCAGATCGTTCAGCAGCGCGAGCGGACGAATGATGTCGCTCTCGCTTCGCTCCTCGTCGCCGGTGGCCGCGCGGGCCTCTGGGATCGTCTTCAACAGGTCCCACAGGAACGAGACGTCGAGGCGGCGCCAGGCGAGACGCGTGGCGCGATCGTGTAGCTCCGGAGACGACAGCGATTCGAGCTCGGCGCGGTCGGGCACGGCAGAAGCCTAGCGCCCCGCAGCGGTCACGCGATCAGGTACCGGGCGACGCCGACGAGGCCGCTCCCCAGGACGACCCACGCGACGTTCACCCGCCACACGCGGAGCGCGACGAACGCCGCGGCGGCGACGGCGATTGCGAGCAGATCGGCGGAAGTGATCACCGGCAGGACGACGTCGTTGCCGGCGAACCGCTCGACGGCGCGCTCGTCGAACAGCACGCCGATGGCGAAGACGACGGCGAGGTTGGCGATGACGCCGACTACTGCGGCCGTGATCGCGGCGAGCGCCGCGCCCAAGCGCACGTTCCCGCGGAGACGCTCGACGGACGGCGCGCCGAGGAAGATCCACAGGAAGCTGGGGACGAACGTCGCCCATGCCGTCACGATCGCCCCCACGACGCCGGCGGAAGGCGGCCCGAGCGATCCAGGATCGCGATACGCCGCAACGAAACCCACGAAGACCACAACGAGGATCAGCGGCCCGGGAGTCGTCTCCGCCAGGCTGAGACCGACGGCCATCTCGCCGGAGGTGAGCCATCCGAAGCGTGTCACCGCCGCCTGGTTCAGGTATGCGAGGGCGGCGTAGGCACCGCCGAACGTCACCAGCGCCAGCAGGGAGAAGAACGCCGCCTCGTCGGCGATGACGCCGTCGGTCCCGGTCACGACCACGGCGAGCGCCAGCGGCCCGAGCCACACGACCACCCCGATCACCAGGACGCGCATCGTTCGCCGCCACGTCGGCCGAACGTCCGGCCGTCCCACCGGTCCGACGTCGACCGCGCCGGTCGACGGGGCGGTCAGCCGGTCGCCCGCGACGAACCCGAATACCCCGGCGGCCAGCACGATCGCGGGGAACGGCACGCCGAAGGCGAACAGCGCGACGAACGCGGCGATGGCGATCGCGACGGCAGCCGGAGTATGGAGCGCGCGCGTACCGATGCGGACGAGGGCAGCCGTAACGATCCCGACGACACCCCACGCCAGGCCCTGGAAGATCGCCGAGACCCAGCCGACGTCGCCGTGTACCGCGTAGACCCACGACAGGGCAACGATCAACACGAACGCCGGAAGCAGGAAGAAGACGCCGGCGGCGACGGCGCCGGGAGCTCCGTTCAGCAGCCAGCCGACGTAGATCGCAAGCTGGTGCGCCTCGGGACCGGGCAAGAGCATGGCGAAGTTCAGCGCGTGGAGGAACCTCGGCTCGTCGATCCATCGGCGCCGCTCGACGAGCTCGTCGTGCATGATCGCGATCTGGCCCGTGGGTCCGCCAAAGTTGATGAACCCTAGTCGGACCCAGAACCGAAGCGTCTGACGGAAGGGCACTTCCTTGTCGGCCAGGCGTGTCGGTGGCGGCACGCGCCGATGCTCCCACGGCGACGAACGATGAGGGCGAGCTCGCTACGCGGTAGCGTCGCTCGGACGAGCAACGATGCGATCGGTCCCCAGGATGGCGAACGCGCCGAAGGATCCGAACGTCTTCGGACACATCTTGGGCAGCACGAGCGAAAGGAACAGGACCGCGCCGACCGCGAACGGCGCGGCGAACGCGAACGTGACCGGCGCCGGCGTTTCGGCGAGGGCCACCCCTCCGACCGCGATGTTCCACATGGCGTGGATCACGGCCGGCATCCAGATCGACCCGGTGGCGGCGCGGACGCGGCAGAGGAACAGCCCCAGACAGAACACGACGATCAACGCGGCCGCCATCTCGGCCGCCGTGCGGTCTTCCCAAACGAAGCGGGGGACGTGCGCCATCGCGAACAGGGCGCTGGAGCCGATCACCGCGCTCGTCCCCCCGAGGCGCATCGCCGCCCAGTGGAACACCACCCCGCGGAAGACCACCTCCTCGCGGAGTGCACCGAGCGCGCTACTCGCCGCCAGGACGAGAGCAAAGGAGCTGCCGTTCGGACTTCCACCCGGCCATTCGGCGGACGCTGCGGCGACCGCCACGGCCGCGAGCGGGATGAGCGCCCACGCCGACCGGACGCCGCGCCCCATTCCGGCGGGTCGCCACCAAGCCAGGGCGGCAACGATCGCCAGCCACATCGCCAGGCGCAGCGCATCGACGCCGGCGAGCCACCAGACGGCGCGCATCGGCGTGGCTCCCCGAGGCACCCAGGCACCGAGCGCGTGCGTCGCCCACGTCGCGGCGCCGAGCAGCAGCGCGATCGCCAGGAGCGATGGGTCCGTTCCGTGGCGCCCCGCCGATGGAGGCCACGATCGGACCGGCGAGCCGGTGAGCACGACGTCCTCCATGCCGTCGTCATCGGCGAGCCCGTATGGGTCCTGAAGACGCCCCGGAGGCCATGTCGCCGCCGCCCGTACAATGCGGCGGGTGGGCACCGACAAGCTTGTGATTCACGGCGCCCGTGAGCACAACCTCAAGAACGTCACGCTCGAGCTTCCGCGCGACAAGCTGATCGTGTTCACGGGCCTGTCCGGCTCCGGGAAGAGCTCGCTGGCCTTCGACACCATCTATGCGGAGGGTCAGCGCCGCTACGTGGAGTCGCTCTCCGCGTACGCCCGCCAGTTCCTGGGGCAGATGGAGAAGCCCGACGTCGACTTCATCGAGGGCCTCTCGCCGGCCATCTCGATCGACCAGAAGTCGACCTCGAAGAACCCGCGGTCCACGGTGGGGACGATCACCGAGATCTACGACTACCTCCGCGTCCTCTACGCCCGGATCGGCCACCCGCACTGCCCGAAGTGCGGCCGGCCGATCGGTCGCCAGACACCCGAGCAGATCGTCGACCAGGTCATGCAGCTCCCCGAGGGCACCCGGTTCCAGGTGCTCGCTCCCGTCGTTCGGGGCCGGAAGGGGGAGTACGAGAAGCTCCTTGAGGACTTGGGGCGGAAGGGGTTCGTCCGGGCTCGCGTCGACGGCGAGCTCCACGACCTCTCGGAGCCCATCCGGCTGCCCCGCCACTACAAGCACACGATCGAGGTGGTCGTCGACCGCCTGATCGCCAAGCCCGACATCCGGCGTCGCATCGCCGACTCGGTGGAGACCGCGCTCGAGCTCACCGAGGGCCTCGTGGCGATCGCCGTGCAGACCCATGACGGCGAGGACGTCCAGACGTACAGCGAGAAGCTCGCCTGCCCATACGACGGTCTGTCGTTCGACGAGCTGCAGCCGCGGAACTTCTCGTTCAACTCGCCCTACGGCGCCTGCCCGACGTGCGACGGGCTCGGTACCCGTCTGGAGGTCGACGCCGAGCTCCTCGTCCCGGACCCGGACCTGTCGATCGAGGAGGGCGCGATCGCGCCGTGGGCGGGGACGAGGTTGGAGTACTGGTACCGCGTTCTGGAGGCCGTGGGGCAGGCGCACCGATTCTCGCTCGATACGCCGTGGAAGAGGCTGTCGAAGACGGCGCGCGAGGTCGTTCTGCACGGCACCGACAAGGAGATCTACGTTCGGTACAAGAACAGGTACGGACGCGTCCGGTCGTACTGGACGACATACGAGGGCGTGCTCGCCTCGGTCGAGCGGCGCCACGCGGAGACCGAGTCCGACGCCCAGCGTGACAAGCTCGAGCAGTTCATGCGAGAGGTGCCGTGCCGCACGTGCGGTGGCGCCCGCCTCAAGGCCGAGTCGCTCGCGGTGACCGTCGGCGGGGTCAACATCTCGCAGCTCACGACGATGTCGATCCGCGACACGTTCACGTTCACCGGCACGATGGATCTCAGCGAGCGCGAGCACATGATCGCCGAGCGCCTGCTGAAGGAGATCCGCGAGCGTCTGCAGTTCCTCGTGGACGTGGGGCTCGACTACCTGACGCTCTCGCGCGCGTCGGCGACGCTCGCCGGCGGCGAGGCGCAGCGGATCCGGCTGGCCACGCAGATCGGGAGCGGTCTCGTCGGCGTGCTGTACATCCTCGACGAGCCGTCGATCGGTCTGCACCAGCGCGACAACCGCCGGCTGATCGACACGTTGGAACGGCTTCGCGACCTCGGGAACACGCTGATCGTCGTGGAGCACGACGAGGCGACGATCGCGGCCGCCGACCACGTCGTCGACATCGGTCCCGGTGCGGGCAACGCGGGAGGGGACATCGTCTACACCGGCGACCTGAAGGGCTTGCTCGAGGCCGAGGACTC
This window contains:
- a CDS encoding amidohydrolase family protein, with the protein product MSPSLKVKAPLAWFGPGRFARHAAVVADRGVVTYAGPSAAAPAAEERIEVEGFLMPAVADRHVHIRLSDPAAVLFGGVAAVRDLAWTPDEIFALAGASELPSFNGPIIRAAGPMLTGKGGYPTQDRWAPPGTGVELDGPDHARRVVTELAGRGAAAIKVSLNVEAGPTPSDGELASIVETAHARALLVTAHVQGRGQAERAVSAGIDEFAHTPWTERLSESLIDAAARSMRIVSTLDILSYGNITPELRTACDNLARFRAAGGVVVYGTDLGNGPIPPGIHVREALLLHEAVRMAPEEVMTAMTATVLEPGAPADVIAIDGDPLKQVEALGRVRLVVRAGRVVTTGS
- a CDS encoding aminotransferase class V-fold PLP-dependent enzyme; amino-acid sequence: MGTTRPTGSATTPERSLESYRDEFPVLSKKTYLISASLGPISNRGRTYLDGYLDAWASKGAPDHVWFEDIFPRMLEVKRTFARLAGCDVDELAITTNISIAISTFASALDFSRRNKVILSELDFPTDGHVWLAQRRRGIEIEWLRSPDGLTIPVEEYDRAIDERTAVVMVNRVLYRSSAIVDAKEICTIARERGALTLLDDYHGIGILPLDLHDVGCDAYATGVLKWLCGGPGLAFLYVRRDLIPALEPTVTGWFATVEPFSFDTQHLEFHPTARRFEHGTPPAAVYFVAQGGLDVIEEVTPERIRQRQGELTDHLIARADEIGLPVRTPRDRNARGGVVNVGVGPEAAKLCHALLERNVCTDYRGDGLRISPHFFNTEQDIDRCFAELTSLL
- the chrA gene encoding chromate efflux transporter; its protein translation is MPPPTRLADKEVPFRQTLRFWVRLGFINFGGPTGQIAIMHDELVERRRWIDEPRFLHALNFAMLLPGPEAHQLAIYVGWLLNGAPGAVAAGVFFLLPAFVLIVALSWVYAVHGDVGWVSAIFQGLAWGVVGIVTAALVRIGTRALHTPAAVAIAIAAFVALFAFGVPFPAIVLAAGVFGFVAGDRLTAPSTGAVDVGPVGRPDVRPTWRRTMRVLVIGVVVWLGPLALAVVVTGTDGVIADEAAFFSLLALVTFGGAYAALAYLNQAAVTRFGWLTSGEMAVGLSLAETTPGPLILVVVFVGFVAAYRDPGSLGPPSAGVVGAIVTAWATFVPSFLWIFLGAPSVERLRGNVRLGAALAAITAAVVGVIANLAVVFAIGVLFDERAVERFAGNDVVLPVITSADLLAIAVAAAAFVALRVWRVNVAWVVLGSGLVGVARYLIA
- a CDS encoding CPBP family intramembrane glutamic endopeptidase, translating into MEDVVLTGSPVRSWPPSAGRHGTDPSLLAIALLLGAATWATHALGAWVPRGATPMRAVWWLAGVDALRLAMWLAIVAALAWWRPAGMGRGVRSAWALIPLAAVAVAAASAEWPGGSPNGSSFALVLAASSALGALREEVVFRGVVFHWAAMRLGGTSAVIGSSALFAMAHVPRFVWEDRTAAEMAAALIVVFCLGLFLCRVRAATGSIWMPAVIHAMWNIAVGGVALAETPAPVTFAFAAPFAVGAVLFLSLVLPKMCPKTFGSFGAFAILGTDRIVARPSDATA
- the uvrA gene encoding excinuclease ABC subunit UvrA; this encodes MGTDKLVIHGAREHNLKNVTLELPRDKLIVFTGLSGSGKSSLAFDTIYAEGQRRYVESLSAYARQFLGQMEKPDVDFIEGLSPAISIDQKSTSKNPRSTVGTITEIYDYLRVLYARIGHPHCPKCGRPIGRQTPEQIVDQVMQLPEGTRFQVLAPVVRGRKGEYEKLLEDLGRKGFVRARVDGELHDLSEPIRLPRHYKHTIEVVVDRLIAKPDIRRRIADSVETALELTEGLVAIAVQTHDGEDVQTYSEKLACPYDGLSFDELQPRNFSFNSPYGACPTCDGLGTRLEVDAELLVPDPDLSIEEGAIAPWAGTRLEYWYRVLEAVGQAHRFSLDTPWKRLSKTAREVVLHGTDKEIYVRYKNRYGRVRSYWTTYEGVLASVERRHAETESDAQRDKLEQFMREVPCRTCGGARLKAESLAVTVGGVNISQLTTMSIRDTFTFTGTMDLSEREHMIAERLLKEIRERLQFLVDVGLDYLTLSRASATLAGGEAQRIRLATQIGSGLVGVLYILDEPSIGLHQRDNRRLIDTLERLRDLGNTLIVVEHDEATIAAADHVVDIGPGAGNAGGDIVYTGDLKGLLEAEDSLTGAFLSGRRVIPTPEVRRPPGDRWLKVLGASEHNLKGVDLEIPLGLFVCVTGVSGSGKSTLVQEVLLRALMQKVYRSRALPGKHRRLVGWEEIDKVIDIDQSPIGRTPRSNPATYTGLFDAVRTLYSQVPDARVRGYNPGRFSFNVRGGRCENCAGDGQIKIEMHFLPDVYVTCEVCKGRRYNRETLEVRYKNRSIADVLEMSVDEALEFFQNIPVIKRHLQTLSDVGLGYVKLGQPAPTLSGGEAQRIKLSSELQKRATGNTLYVLDEPTTGLHFEDVRKLLGVLQRLVGQGNTVLVIEHNLDVVKTADWIVDLGPEGGDAGGEIVVAGSPETVASHATSHTGQFLEQVVGTLPLEVVGAGSTGRS